A window of the Catenulispora sp. GP43 genome harbors these coding sequences:
- a CDS encoding aminoglycoside phosphotransferase, with product MVAEQSQLPHNRNNAVTRGVWRGEDGLVHKVLTHRRSDAPAQWASSAEPRFWNYWRREADVYASGLPERLGLGAPELVELRELPDGDVELLLEDVPGTHGGDLTMEDIAAVAFALGRAQGADRRPSEPWFSRGFLADYSTTRPADFALLDDERVWSLPLIAKHFPPDLREALIRLHGNRDRLLGLMTRLPRTVCHLDVWPNNVIRRPDGTVVLLDWAFTGDGAVGEDAGNLVPDSFFDWPLRPGFAEHLPDLVTEAYLEGLRAAGWSGDPRMAILGIRASAVKYDWLMPWCLQAALDDRHRAYGSGEAVDPDVRYEARAAGLAVCARWADEAVELADSLGL from the coding sequence ATGGTCGCCGAACAGTCGCAGTTGCCCCACAACCGCAACAACGCGGTGACCCGCGGCGTGTGGCGCGGCGAGGACGGTCTGGTCCACAAGGTCCTGACCCATCGCCGCAGCGACGCGCCGGCACAGTGGGCGTCGTCAGCCGAACCGCGTTTCTGGAACTACTGGCGGCGCGAAGCCGACGTCTACGCGAGCGGTCTGCCCGAGCGGCTGGGCCTCGGCGCGCCGGAGCTCGTCGAGCTGCGCGAGCTGCCGGACGGCGATGTCGAGCTGCTCCTCGAGGACGTCCCCGGGACGCACGGCGGCGATCTGACGATGGAGGACATCGCAGCAGTCGCCTTCGCCCTGGGCCGGGCGCAGGGTGCCGACCGCCGGCCGTCGGAGCCGTGGTTCAGCCGGGGATTCCTCGCGGACTACAGCACCACGCGGCCGGCCGACTTCGCGCTGCTGGACGACGAGCGAGTCTGGTCGCTCCCGCTGATCGCCAAGCACTTCCCGCCGGATCTGCGCGAAGCCCTGATCCGCCTGCACGGCAATCGCGACCGGCTGCTCGGCCTGATGACCCGCCTGCCGCGTACGGTCTGCCACCTGGATGTGTGGCCCAACAACGTGATCCGGCGCCCGGACGGCACCGTGGTGCTGCTCGACTGGGCCTTCACCGGCGACGGCGCGGTCGGCGAGGACGCCGGGAACCTGGTGCCGGACAGCTTCTTCGACTGGCCGCTGCGGCCGGGGTTCGCCGAGCACCTGCCGGACCTGGTGACCGAGGCCTATCTCGAAGGACTGCGAGCGGCCGGCTGGTCCGGCGACCCGCGGATGGCGATCCTCGGCATCCGCGCCTCGGCGGTCAAATACGACTGGCTGATGCCCTGGTGCCTGCAAGCAGCGCTCGACGACCGGCACCGTGCCTACGGCAGCGGCGAGGCCGTCGACCCCGATGTGCGCTACGAGGCGCGCGCAGCCGGCCTGGCCGTCTGCGCGCGCTGGGCCGACGAGGCTGTAGAGCTGGCGGATTCGCTGGGCCTGTAA
- a CDS encoding arylamine N-acetyltransferase, translating to MDFDLDAYLARIGYTGDRTPSAETLRALQRAHIYAIPFENLDPIRGVVPSLDLGDLTAKLVRDTTRGGYCYEQNTLYAAALRALGFEVTLLAARVLVGAMPGDLRPRTHMLLLAEAPGDPGRYLTDVGFGTEGALLDPVPLAEGETADEPRRHRLVVTPADGPLDQWVLRAFTDGEWRDQYSFTVEPYYAPDFGVVNFFMARNPRSPFGSRVYVCRTYPDRLLKLDARTFTTTHNDGTAIKRELADDAEVRQVLAEEFGVIVPPEV from the coding sequence GTGGACTTCGATCTCGACGCGTACCTCGCCCGCATCGGCTACACCGGCGACCGCACCCCGAGCGCCGAAACCCTCCGGGCCCTTCAGCGCGCACACATCTACGCGATCCCGTTCGAGAACCTGGACCCGATCCGCGGCGTGGTGCCGTCGCTGGACCTGGGCGATCTGACGGCGAAGCTGGTCCGCGACACCACGCGCGGCGGCTACTGCTACGAGCAGAACACGCTCTACGCCGCCGCGCTGCGCGCGCTCGGCTTCGAGGTCACGCTGCTGGCGGCCCGGGTGCTGGTCGGCGCCATGCCCGGCGACCTGCGGCCGCGCACCCACATGCTGCTGCTCGCCGAGGCCCCGGGCGACCCCGGCCGCTACCTGACCGACGTCGGCTTCGGCACCGAGGGCGCGCTGCTGGACCCGGTGCCGCTGGCCGAGGGCGAGACCGCGGACGAACCGCGCCGCCACCGGCTCGTCGTCACGCCCGCCGACGGCCCGCTGGACCAGTGGGTCCTGCGTGCGTTCACGGACGGCGAATGGCGTGATCAGTACTCGTTCACGGTCGAGCCGTACTACGCACCCGATTTCGGGGTCGTCAACTTCTTCATGGCGCGGAACCCCCGATCCCCCTTCGGCTCCCGCGTCTATGTCTGCCGGACGTATCCCGACCGCCTGCTGAAGCTGGACGCCCGCACCTTCACCACGACCCACAACGACGGCACCGCGATAAAGCGCGAACTCGCCGACGACGCCGAAGTCCGGCAGGTGCTGGCCGAGGAGTTCGGCGTCATCGTCCCGCCCGAGGTCTAG
- a CDS encoding TIGR03086 family metal-binding protein → MTSTGFAALDASHRALRTVVGALAADDLDRPTPCSQWSVTQVLRHAAGDQIGFAAFLDGGAGPDENPFTPSATPPQDPKAHVGQALGRSAAAWAGVDPRAEEVAVPVPPNKLSARVGAGACALDAAVHAWDIAVATGQPSPLTPELAAELLEVARQIVEPLRQFGAYAPALAPEPGDDAEAELLRYLGREPRWSAAAAG, encoded by the coding sequence ATGACCAGCACCGGATTCGCCGCCCTCGACGCCTCGCACCGCGCGCTGCGCACCGTCGTCGGCGCGCTCGCCGCCGACGACCTGGACCGCCCGACCCCGTGCTCGCAGTGGTCCGTCACCCAGGTGCTGCGGCACGCGGCCGGCGACCAGATCGGCTTCGCCGCCTTCCTCGACGGCGGCGCCGGCCCGGACGAGAACCCCTTCACCCCGTCGGCGACCCCGCCTCAGGACCCGAAGGCCCACGTGGGGCAGGCCCTGGGCCGGTCGGCCGCGGCCTGGGCCGGCGTCGACCCGCGGGCCGAGGAGGTCGCGGTCCCGGTCCCGCCGAACAAGCTGAGCGCCCGGGTCGGCGCCGGGGCGTGCGCGCTGGACGCCGCAGTGCACGCGTGGGACATCGCGGTGGCGACCGGTCAGCCCTCGCCGCTGACGCCGGAACTGGCGGCGGAACTGCTGGAGGTGGCGCGGCAGATCGTCGAGCCGCTGCGGCAGTTCGGCGCCTACGCACCGGCGCTGGCTCCGGAGCCGGGCGACGACGCCGAGGCAGAGCTGCTGCGCTACCTCGGCCGTGAGCCGCGCTGGTCGGCCGCCGCGGCTGGGTGA
- a CDS encoding GTP-binding protein encodes MRYLNLGILAHVDAGKTSLTERLLHAAGVIDEIGSVDRGTTRTDSLELERRRGITIKAAVTAFPLGGTTVNLVDTPGHPDFIAEVERTLGVLDGVVLVVSAVEGVQPQTRVLMRAVRRLGLPTVLFVNKADRAGADPARVLAEISAKLTPAAFPLGRIEGAGTRAARFVSDVPELRRLGLWSQLAADSRRGAAHPVYSGSAITGAGIPDLMAGIEHLLPRSADHTATPAAGRVFKVERGAAGERIAYVRMFAGALKTRDRLPSGRVTGISVLSAADGAPVPAEVVSAGQIGVVHGLTRVRIGDRLGARAGQENEEENEQDTAATYFAPPTLETVVEPREQADRGPMFAALTQLAEQDPLIGLRYDRDRAQTSLSLYGEVQKEVIQTTLCEEYGVAVDFRETRPICVERILGVGEGLDVIKRGDNPFLATVGLRIAPAPAGSGVSFGLEIELGSLPPAFLTAIEETVRATLASGLHGWEIPDAVVTLTRSGYWARQSHAHGTFDKSMSSTAGDFRSLTPLVLMEALAKARTEVCEPLHRFRLEVPSALLGTVLPVLAAFRAVPGSTTVAGEAAVLEGMVPAARVHALGRRIPGLTGGEGVLESAFDHFAPVSGGEVPERARWDANPLDRKEYLMRVQRGV; translated from the coding sequence GTGCGGTATCTGAACTTGGGCATCCTGGCGCACGTCGACGCCGGTAAGACCTCCCTGACCGAGCGGCTGCTGCACGCCGCCGGGGTCATCGACGAGATCGGCAGCGTGGACCGCGGCACCACGCGGACCGACAGCCTGGAGCTGGAACGCCGCCGGGGCATCACGATCAAGGCCGCCGTCACGGCGTTCCCGCTGGGCGGGACCACCGTGAACCTGGTCGACACGCCCGGACACCCCGACTTCATCGCCGAGGTCGAGCGCACCCTCGGGGTGCTCGACGGCGTGGTGCTGGTGGTGTCCGCGGTCGAGGGCGTGCAGCCGCAGACCAGGGTCCTGATGCGCGCCGTCCGCCGGCTCGGGCTGCCGACGGTGCTGTTCGTCAACAAGGCCGACCGCGCCGGAGCCGATCCGGCGCGGGTGCTCGCGGAGATCTCGGCGAAGCTCACACCGGCCGCCTTCCCGCTCGGCCGGATCGAAGGCGCCGGGACCCGCGCCGCGCGGTTCGTCTCCGACGTCCCGGAACTGCGGCGGCTGGGACTGTGGTCCCAGCTGGCCGCGGACAGCCGACGGGGCGCGGCGCATCCGGTGTACTCCGGCTCCGCGATCACCGGCGCCGGCATCCCCGACCTGATGGCCGGCATCGAGCACCTGCTGCCGCGCTCGGCCGACCACACCGCGACCCCGGCCGCGGGCCGGGTCTTCAAGGTCGAGCGCGGGGCCGCCGGCGAGCGGATCGCTTATGTGCGCATGTTCGCCGGGGCCCTCAAGACCCGCGACCGGCTGCCGAGCGGCCGGGTCACCGGGATCTCCGTGCTGTCCGCGGCCGACGGCGCGCCGGTCCCGGCCGAGGTGGTCAGCGCCGGACAGATCGGCGTCGTCCACGGCCTGACCCGGGTCCGGATCGGCGACCGGCTCGGGGCGCGCGCGGGCCAGGAGAACGAGGAGGAGAACGAGCAGGACACCGCGGCGACGTACTTCGCGCCGCCGACCCTGGAGACCGTGGTCGAACCCCGGGAGCAGGCCGACCGCGGCCCGATGTTCGCCGCGCTGACGCAGCTCGCGGAGCAGGATCCGCTGATCGGCCTGCGCTACGACCGGGACCGCGCGCAGACTTCGCTATCGCTCTACGGCGAGGTCCAGAAGGAGGTCATCCAGACCACGCTCTGCGAGGAGTACGGAGTCGCCGTGGACTTCCGCGAGACGAGGCCGATCTGCGTCGAGCGGATACTCGGCGTCGGCGAGGGCCTGGACGTCATCAAGCGCGGCGACAATCCGTTCCTGGCGACGGTCGGGCTGCGGATCGCCCCGGCGCCGGCCGGTTCCGGGGTGTCGTTCGGGCTGGAGATCGAACTCGGGTCGCTGCCGCCGGCGTTCCTCACCGCGATCGAGGAGACGGTGCGCGCCACCCTCGCCTCGGGGCTGCACGGCTGGGAGATCCCCGACGCGGTGGTGACCCTGACCCGCAGCGGCTACTGGGCCCGGCAGAGCCACGCGCACGGCACCTTCGACAAGAGCATGTCGAGCACGGCGGGCGACTTCCGGTCCCTGACGCCGCTGGTGCTCATGGAAGCGCTGGCGAAGGCCCGGACCGAGGTCTGCGAGCCGTTGCACCGGTTCCGGCTGGAGGTGCCGAGCGCTTTGCTGGGAACGGTTCTGCCGGTTCTGGCGGCGTTCCGCGCCGTGCCGGGTTCCACCACGGTGGCCGGAGAGGCGGCCGTCCTGGAGGGGATGGTCCCCGCCGCGCGGGTCCACGCACTGGGGCGGAGGATCCCCGGGCTGACCGGAGGCGAGGGCGTGTTGGAATCAGCCTTCGACCACTTCGCCCCGGTCAGCGGCGGCGAGGTGCCCGAGCGCGCCCGATGGGACGCGAACCCCTTGGACCGCAAGGAGTATCTGATGCGGGTGCAGCGCGGGGTGTGA
- a CDS encoding metallophosphoesterase, whose protein sequence is MPVVIAHVSDIHIDAGPRAAERTRRVFDHLDALPADLDLVVLTGDVADHGLDSEYEAVREATATRHPLLVCPGNHDDREAFRRTLLGVPAATGPIDQVHRTDRFVVALCDSSIPRRDDGYLADATLEWLTAELDATPDGVPFVIGFHHPPVELHAPFVDRIRQFAEDRLAETVAGRPNVVAFLAGHAHTAAATRFAGLPLLVAPGVVSTVPLPWEGERPVHLDQPPSLAFHVIDDRQRITTHYRSVV, encoded by the coding sequence ATGCCAGTCGTCATCGCGCACGTCAGCGACATCCACATCGACGCCGGACCCCGCGCCGCCGAGCGCACCCGCCGCGTCTTCGACCATCTCGACGCCCTACCGGCCGACCTGGACCTGGTCGTGCTGACCGGGGACGTCGCCGACCACGGCCTGGACAGCGAGTACGAGGCCGTCCGCGAAGCCACGGCCACCCGCCACCCGCTGCTGGTCTGCCCCGGGAACCACGACGACCGCGAGGCGTTCCGGCGCACGCTGCTCGGCGTCCCGGCCGCGACCGGGCCGATCGACCAGGTGCACCGCACCGACCGGTTCGTCGTCGCCCTCTGCGACTCCTCGATCCCCCGCCGGGACGACGGGTACCTCGCCGACGCGACGCTGGAGTGGCTGACCGCCGAGCTGGACGCGACACCGGACGGCGTCCCCTTCGTGATCGGCTTCCACCATCCGCCGGTCGAGCTGCACGCGCCGTTCGTGGACCGGATCCGGCAGTTCGCCGAGGACCGGCTGGCCGAGACCGTCGCCGGGCGTCCGAACGTCGTCGCCTTCCTGGCCGGGCACGCGCACACCGCCGCCGCCACCCGCTTCGCCGGCCTGCCGCTGCTGGTCGCGCCGGGAGTGGTCTCCACGGTGCCGCTGCCCTGGGAGGGGGAGCGGCCGGTCCACCTGGACCAGCCGCCGTCGCTGGCCTTCCACGTCATCGATGACCGGCAGCGGATCACCACGCACTATCGCAGTGTCGTGTAA
- a CDS encoding PLP-dependent aminotransferase family protein: MAKAWTGSRLDLHLDLHPDLHPDLHPDLHRGIGAAGPAKRRAALEAALREAIRDGSLRPGVPLPSSRGLAEQLGLSRGTVTSAYGQLVDEGFLTARPGSGTAVADVRDPKPPAASPHRFAAPRPEHDLRPGSPDLAAFPLRGWTAATRRVLAAARPELFGAGDPQGRYELRAALADYLGRTRGVQTSADRVVITSGYHQSVQLVARVLRSQGATTVAWEDPGHAVFRELVAGTGLKVRPLPVDEGGAVVDALTDESAVFLTPAHQYPTGVPLDPARRRAVVEWARAAGALVVEDDYDGEFRYDRRPVGAMQPVATCEVVYCGSVSKTLGPGLCLGWLALPSRLVEDFVRAKLETEPFGESVGQAVLADFVSSHAYDRHVRASRLRYGRRRERLMEVLEEFPRLTAHGVPAGLHVLVTLPADGPGESEIRAEGEARGLAVRGLAELYQNLDEAGQGLLIGYAGPAERAFPAALEALAGTLRAVGL; encoded by the coding sequence ATGGCGAAAGCTTGGACCGGTTCGCGCCTCGACCTGCATCTCGACCTGCACCCAGACCTGCACCCAGACCTGCACCCAGACCTGCACCGCGGCATCGGCGCCGCCGGGCCCGCGAAGCGCCGCGCCGCGCTGGAGGCCGCGCTGCGCGAGGCGATCCGCGACGGCAGCCTGCGCCCCGGCGTGCCGCTGCCGTCCAGCCGCGGCCTGGCCGAGCAGCTCGGGCTCTCGCGCGGCACGGTGACCTCCGCCTACGGCCAGCTCGTCGACGAGGGCTTCCTCACCGCGCGGCCCGGCTCCGGTACCGCGGTCGCCGACGTGCGCGACCCGAAGCCGCCGGCCGCCTCGCCGCACCGGTTCGCGGCCCCGCGGCCGGAGCACGACCTGCGGCCGGGGAGCCCGGATCTGGCGGCGTTCCCGCTGCGCGGCTGGACCGCCGCGACCCGGCGGGTGCTCGCGGCGGCCCGCCCGGAGCTGTTCGGCGCCGGGGATCCGCAGGGCCGGTACGAGCTGAGGGCCGCGCTGGCCGACTATCTCGGCCGGACCCGCGGCGTGCAGACCTCGGCCGACCGGGTGGTCATCACCAGCGGCTACCACCAGAGCGTGCAGCTGGTCGCGCGGGTGCTGCGGTCGCAGGGGGCGACGACGGTGGCGTGGGAGGATCCGGGGCACGCGGTCTTCCGGGAGCTGGTCGCCGGGACCGGCCTGAAGGTACGGCCGCTGCCGGTGGACGAAGGCGGCGCGGTGGTTGACGCGCTGACCGACGAGTCCGCCGTGTTCCTCACGCCGGCGCATCAGTATCCGACCGGCGTACCGCTGGATCCCGCGCGGCGTCGGGCGGTCGTCGAATGGGCCCGGGCCGCCGGGGCGCTGGTCGTCGAGGACGACTACGACGGCGAGTTCCGCTACGACCGGCGTCCGGTCGGCGCGATGCAGCCGGTCGCGACGTGCGAGGTCGTCTACTGCGGGTCGGTCTCCAAGACGCTCGGCCCGGGGCTGTGCCTGGGCTGGCTGGCGCTGCCGTCGCGACTGGTCGAGGACTTCGTGCGGGCGAAGCTGGAGACGGAGCCCTTCGGCGAGAGCGTCGGGCAGGCGGTGCTCGCCGACTTCGTGTCCTCCCATGCCTATGACCGGCACGTCCGCGCCTCCAGGCTCCGCTATGGCCGGCGCCGGGAGCGATTGATGGAGGTGCTCGAAGAGTTCCCGAGGCTGACTGCGCACGGCGTCCCCGCCGGTCTGCATGTCCTGGTGACGCTGCCCGCCGACGGACCGGGGGAGAGCGAGATCCGGGCCGAGGGCGAGGCGCGAGGCTTGGCGGTCCGCGGTTTGGCCGAGCTGTATCAGAACCTGGACGAAGCCGGACAAGGGCTGCTCATCGGCTATGCCGGTCCGGCGGAACGCGCGTTCCCGGCGGCGCTCGAAGCGCTCGCCGGGACTCTTCGCGCGGTGGGTCTCTAG
- a CDS encoding ABC transporter permease, whose amino-acid sequence MKGLIWLTWRQHRWPIVVSAVITAVLAVLMLMTASDLGSLAAKCATASAKGCQGTKTDSVPSHASYLMNSVVFLPVLVAVFWGVPLLAREFEQRTLPLAWSQDVSRLRWLTGKTTVMVVLVGAMGTVLAGASIHLAHEYHVYTGASLFDGTQFQAGGWLPLTLGLAWLAVGIAAGAATRRVLVAIAVVGGLWIVRMVGMVQLRPRFMKPVTLIKPFDLSKGGGSPLSTAVNDMSLNSNASFLDTHGGTHTPQQAMDSWCGTADDMNACLHQHGIIGTLDKFQPASRMGTFHLIENGMNLGLFVIALAVAWWCVKKTRTTVG is encoded by the coding sequence GTGAAGGGCCTGATCTGGCTGACCTGGCGCCAGCACCGCTGGCCGATCGTGGTCAGCGCGGTGATCACCGCGGTGCTGGCCGTCCTGATGCTGATGACCGCCTCTGACCTCGGTTCCCTGGCTGCCAAGTGCGCCACCGCCTCAGCCAAGGGCTGTCAGGGGACCAAGACCGACAGCGTGCCCTCGCACGCCAGCTATCTGATGAACTCGGTCGTCTTCCTCCCGGTGCTGGTCGCCGTGTTCTGGGGCGTCCCGCTGCTGGCCCGCGAGTTCGAGCAGCGCACGCTGCCGCTGGCCTGGTCGCAGGACGTCAGCCGGCTCCGGTGGCTGACCGGCAAGACCACGGTGATGGTCGTGCTGGTCGGGGCGATGGGCACGGTCCTGGCCGGCGCGTCGATCCACCTGGCGCACGAGTACCACGTCTACACCGGCGCGAGCCTCTTCGACGGCACGCAGTTCCAGGCCGGCGGCTGGCTGCCGCTCACTTTGGGCCTGGCCTGGCTGGCGGTCGGCATCGCGGCGGGAGCGGCGACCCGGCGGGTGCTGGTGGCGATCGCGGTGGTCGGCGGGCTGTGGATCGTGCGCATGGTGGGGATGGTCCAGCTACGGCCGCGGTTCATGAAGCCGGTGACGCTGATCAAGCCGTTCGACCTCAGCAAAGGCGGAGGGAGCCCCCTGTCCACGGCGGTGAACGACATGAGCCTCAACTCGAACGCCTCCTTCCTGGACACCCACGGGGGGACCCACACACCTCAGCAAGCGATGGACAGCTGGTGCGGCACCGCCGACGACATGAACGCCTGTCTGCACCAGCACGGCATCATCGGCACCCTGGACAAGTTCCAGCCGGCCTCCCGGATGGGCACCTTCCACCTGATCGAGAACGGCATGAACCTCGGGCTGTTCGTGATCGCGCTGGCGGTCGCGTGGTGGTGCGTGAAGAAGACCCGGACCACGGTCGGCTAG
- a CDS encoding ABC transporter ATP-binding protein, with translation MTEFAIQTNGLGKRYRSLWALKDFTVALPANKVIALVGANGAGKSTLMSMAAGILPATEGEIRVDGRVVLLSQEKPLYRSFKVAEMLSFGRHLNRAWDQQRALNWLGRFEIPLDRPCGKLSGGQQTQVAMAVALGARPSVLLLDEPLANLDPVARRDVTGELLAEVADSDMTVVLSTHVVAELAGVGDHLLLLSHGHGKLDGDIEELLAQHARLTGPRADAPPIEGEIVQTQHTERQSTFVVRTLLGPDTPVAEPWKAQPVTLEDLVLAYLKPNRSLGEEL, from the coding sequence ATGACCGAGTTCGCTATACAGACGAACGGCCTCGGCAAGCGTTACCGCAGCTTGTGGGCCCTCAAGGACTTCACCGTCGCACTGCCGGCCAACAAGGTCATCGCGCTGGTCGGCGCGAACGGCGCCGGCAAGTCGACGCTGATGTCGATGGCCGCCGGGATCCTGCCGGCCACCGAGGGCGAGATCCGGGTGGACGGCCGCGTGGTGCTGTTGTCCCAGGAGAAGCCGCTCTACCGCTCGTTCAAGGTCGCCGAGATGCTCTCCTTCGGCCGGCACCTGAACCGCGCCTGGGACCAGCAGCGCGCGCTGAACTGGCTGGGCCGCTTCGAGATCCCGTTGGACCGGCCCTGCGGCAAGCTCTCCGGCGGCCAGCAGACGCAGGTCGCGATGGCCGTGGCGCTCGGCGCGCGGCCCTCGGTCCTGCTGCTGGACGAGCCGCTGGCCAACCTGGACCCGGTGGCGCGCCGCGACGTCACCGGCGAGCTGCTGGCCGAGGTGGCCGACAGCGACATGACGGTCGTGCTGTCCACCCACGTGGTGGCCGAGCTGGCCGGGGTCGGCGACCACCTGCTGCTGCTCAGCCACGGCCACGGCAAGCTCGACGGCGACATCGAGGAGCTGCTGGCCCAGCACGCGCGGCTCACCGGCCCGCGCGCCGACGCCCCGCCGATCGAGGGCGAGATCGTGCAGACGCAGCACACCGAACGGCAGTCGACGTTTGTCGTCCGCACCCTGCTCGGCCCGGACACCCCGGTCGCCGAGCCGTGGAAGGCCCAGCCGGTGACGCTGGAGGACCTGGTGCTCGCCTATCTGAAGCCGAACCGCAGCCTCGGGGAGGAGCTGTGA
- a CDS encoding GntR family transcriptional regulator — protein MIDFHVDRAGSVPAYAQLVQQVREALRLGLLHPGDKLPTVREVVTSCAVNAATVLKAYRELELSGLVEARQGAGTYVSGTLGGSADPAVMGELRDRLTGWVGDARDAGLEDDDLRALMTSVLAEPPGELTAEQRAAGHGSELGSAR, from the coding sequence GTGATCGATTTTCATGTCGACCGGGCCGGCAGCGTCCCGGCCTACGCGCAGCTCGTGCAACAAGTCCGCGAGGCCTTGCGGCTGGGGCTGCTGCACCCCGGCGACAAGCTGCCCACGGTGCGGGAGGTCGTCACCTCCTGCGCCGTCAACGCCGCGACCGTCCTGAAGGCCTACCGCGAGCTGGAGCTGTCGGGACTGGTCGAGGCGCGGCAGGGCGCCGGCACCTATGTGTCGGGCACCCTCGGCGGCTCTGCCGACCCGGCCGTGATGGGCGAGCTGCGCGACCGCCTGACCGGCTGGGTGGGCGACGCCCGCGACGCCGGCCTGGAGGACGACGACCTGCGGGCCCTGATGACCTCGGTGCTCGCGGAGCCGCCGGGGGAGTTGACGGCTGAGCAGCGCGCGGCCGGGCACGGATCAGAGCTCGGATCCGCGAGATGA
- a CDS encoding NAD(P)-dependent alcohol dehydrogenase, with protein MPTVNAFGAISATAPLQPITIERREVGPRDVRIDIHYTGICHSDIHEVRGDWGACPYPLAPGHEITGVVSEVGAEVTRFAVGDRVGVGCLVNSCGTCKECERGQEQFCSVKAVWTYGDTDVDGTVTQGGYSTQIVVTDRFVVRIPDALPLDTAAPLLCAGITTYAPLRRWGAGPGKKVAVVGLGGLGHVAVKIARALGAEVTVLSQTLSKKDAGLALGASDYRATSDPATFEELAGSFDLILSTVSAPLPMDSYISMLAVGGGVMINVGAAPEESGLHLRLLNRQRVLTGSLIGGIAETQEMLDFCGEHGIGAEIEVIAADYVNAAYERVLASDVRYRFVIDISTLR; from the coding sequence GTGCCCACAGTGAACGCCTTCGGCGCCATCTCCGCGACCGCCCCGCTCCAGCCGATCACCATCGAGCGCCGCGAGGTCGGACCCCGAGATGTGCGGATCGACATCCATTACACCGGTATCTGCCACTCCGACATCCACGAGGTCCGCGGGGACTGGGGCGCGTGCCCCTACCCGCTGGCGCCGGGCCACGAGATCACCGGCGTGGTCTCCGAGGTCGGCGCCGAGGTGACACGGTTCGCGGTCGGCGACCGGGTCGGCGTCGGCTGCCTGGTGAACTCCTGCGGGACCTGCAAGGAGTGCGAACGCGGCCAGGAGCAGTTCTGCTCGGTCAAGGCGGTCTGGACCTACGGCGACACCGACGTGGACGGCACCGTCACCCAGGGCGGCTACTCCACGCAGATCGTGGTGACCGACCGCTTCGTGGTGCGCATCCCGGACGCGCTGCCGCTGGACACCGCCGCGCCGCTGCTGTGCGCCGGCATCACGACCTACGCGCCGCTGCGCCGCTGGGGCGCCGGCCCCGGCAAGAAGGTCGCGGTGGTCGGCCTCGGCGGGCTCGGCCACGTCGCGGTGAAGATCGCCCGCGCGCTCGGCGCCGAGGTGACCGTCCTGTCCCAGACTCTGTCCAAGAAGGATGCGGGCCTGGCCCTGGGGGCGAGCGACTACCGCGCGACGTCCGACCCGGCCACGTTCGAGGAACTGGCCGGCAGCTTCGACCTGATCCTGAGCACGGTCAGCGCGCCGCTCCCGATGGACTCCTACATCTCGATGCTGGCCGTCGGCGGCGGAGTGATGATCAACGTCGGCGCGGCGCCGGAGGAGAGCGGCCTGCACCTGCGGCTGCTGAACCGGCAGCGGGTCCTGACCGGCTCGCTGATCGGCGGGATCGCCGAGACCCAGGAGATGCTCGACTTCTGCGGCGAGCACGGGATCGGCGCCGAGATCGAGGTGATCGCGGCCGACTACGTCAACGCGGCGTACGAGCGGGTGCTCGCCTCTGACGTGCGGTATCGGTTCGTCATCGACATCTCCACGCTGCGGTGA